The nucleotide sequence CATAATTCTAATATGCACAAAAATTGTTGAATCGGGAAGCAACTCCTCAACCTTTTCGCTCCACTCTATGAGGGTGACTCCCTTTCCATAGAGCAGTTCCTCCCCACCGATCATCTCAAACTCTTCAATGCCTTCGATACGGTAGAGATCCATATGGTAAAGAGGAAGTGATCCTTCATACTCCTGGATAAGTGTGAAGGTTGGGCTGACAAT is from uncultured Sphaerochaeta sp. and encodes:
- the tsaE gene encoding tRNA (adenosine(37)-N6)-threonylcarbamoyltransferase complex ATPase subunit type 1 TsaE is translated as MTVTTHCEEETRNLGKSIAKQCKPGTVISLRGSLGSGKTVFAKGLAEGLGIGESIVSPTFTLIQEYEGSLPLYHMDLYRIEGIEEFEMIGGEELLYGKGVTLIEWSEKVEELLPDSTIFVHIRIMPNQERIITLEGVQL